In Ectothiorhodosinus mongolicus, one DNA window encodes the following:
- the dctP gene encoding TRAP transporter substrate-binding protein DctP — translation MMSNDKKLDVDGDKAVASEAGSRRGFIKAGAALTAGTLLGAPFVSNAQTRRGVRWRMQSAWQPGTIGYRTFETWCNSIQELTSGELSIEPFPAGAVAGTFETADAVASGVLDGMNWFTVYWPGKMPAGVFMSAYPMGLSLPHQWDMMIDSYGGRAIFDELYDRQGLVFLGHVQHDLNLIHSKVPMRNFDDFRGKRIRFPGGIIAETFAEVGVRTTLLPGGDVYPALERGTIDAADFVGPAVNYDLGFHQVADYIIMGPPSTPCLHQAVDLMEISVNKRAWSRISPETQRLMYELVKAYSADHYAAIQKANYEAWPKYEEAGVEVIQLSEEDATRFREAAIPLWFKWANRDRDAARLFKVHLEVMMDPAVGVITPDDIKDYTLNL, via the coding sequence ATGATGAGTAACGATAAGAAACTGGATGTCGACGGAGACAAGGCCGTGGCATCAGAAGCAGGCTCTAGGCGCGGTTTTATCAAGGCCGGTGCAGCACTGACCGCCGGCACCTTGTTGGGCGCGCCGTTTGTCAGTAACGCTCAGACGCGTCGCGGTGTGCGTTGGCGTATGCAAAGTGCTTGGCAGCCAGGAACCATCGGCTATCGCACTTTTGAGACTTGGTGCAACTCTATTCAAGAGCTGACCAGTGGCGAACTGAGTATTGAACCATTCCCCGCAGGTGCTGTAGCGGGCACCTTCGAAACTGCCGATGCCGTGGCATCTGGCGTGTTGGATGGCATGAACTGGTTCACCGTGTATTGGCCGGGCAAGATGCCTGCCGGCGTGTTCATGAGCGCCTATCCCATGGGCCTATCTTTGCCCCATCAATGGGACATGATGATCGACTCCTATGGCGGTCGGGCCATCTTTGATGAGCTGTATGACCGCCAGGGGCTGGTGTTCCTGGGCCATGTTCAGCATGACTTGAACTTGATTCACTCCAAAGTGCCGATGCGCAACTTCGATGATTTCCGCGGTAAGCGCATTCGCTTCCCGGGTGGCATCATTGCAGAAACCTTCGCCGAAGTCGGGGTGCGCACCACGCTGCTGCCAGGCGGTGATGTCTATCCTGCTTTGGAGCGTGGCACCATTGATGCGGCTGACTTCGTGGGTCCGGCAGTAAACTATGACCTCGGTTTCCATCAGGTCGCCGACTACATCATCATGGGCCCACCCTCCACCCCGTGCTTGCACCAGGCGGTCGACTTAATGGAAATCTCTGTCAATAAGCGTGCTTGGAGCCGGATTTCTCCAGAGACTCAGCGTTTGATGTACGAATTGGTGAAAGCCTACTCGGCCGATCACTATGCCGCGATTCAGAAAGCCAACTACGAAGCTTGGCCGAAGTACGAAGAGGCAGGCGTTGAGGTCATTCAGTTGTCTGAAGAAGACGCCACGCGCTTCCGTGAAGCGGCGATCCCACTGTGGTTTAAGTGGGCCAACCGCGATCGCGATGCCGCGCGCCTGTTCAAGGTTCACCTAGAGGTGATGATGGATCCGGCGGTGGGTGTGATTACACCGGATGACATCAAAGACTATACGCTGAACCTCTAA
- a CDS encoding TRAP transporter large permease subunit, with amino-acid sequence MELNYVLPHWLYWSVLLLLPPFMMFMVWRSKAKGQAVTPTSETFTQGEEPMAGTPRGFFFRGVDGLSMFTGTFVAYWSIIAVFVYSYEVIARYAFNSPTNWAHEAMFLMFGMQYLISGAYCLRMDGHVRVDVLYTRLGPAASAALDILTSVVFYLFILILTFTAWTFFARSMSSEVWFFATGWRNETSLSEWGIQYFPIKFAMVLAGVLLLLQGTARLLKDIAVFRAAIKSYEKAKAPLWGMVILAALLGLLLLWEIFNIMVLDGDYERVIFTLEGVLADIGIGTLTLLMTGALLIVLLAGLPLAFVTGGLGVMFIYLVGDHFMLNIIPSRIFPLMTDYQLSAIPLFIFMAAMLEKAGLIEDLFDVVYHWIGALRGGLAIATIAAATLLAAMVGVIGAAVVTMGIIALPAMLKRGYDPKIALGAIMAGGTLGILIPPSILAIIYAVVAGQSVGELYLGALLPGLLLSAMYMTYVGVRAGLNPKLGPAMPVEERVDFPTRLRMLRNMLAPILLVAVVLGAIFTGLATPVESAGIGTLGALLVAAMHGRLNWVNIHDACMMTLKATSMVLWIIFGATVFVGFYILQGGQAFIQDLIMGTGLGPYGILILIMIALVLLGMFLDWVGILLLAVPIFVPLVVGLAFEGVLGLPGVPPDKIALWFGVLYLVNMQMSFLSPPFGYALFYMRGVAPPGVDMATIYKSSLPFLALQTLGLTLCVVFPGIILWLPSLAYG; translated from the coding sequence ATGGAACTGAATTACGTTCTCCCGCACTGGCTTTATTGGTCAGTTCTGCTTCTGCTGCCGCCTTTCATGATGTTTATGGTGTGGCGCTCCAAGGCCAAAGGCCAAGCCGTCACGCCCACCAGTGAGACCTTTACCCAAGGCGAAGAACCGATGGCGGGAACCCCCCGCGGTTTCTTCTTTCGCGGTGTTGATGGTTTATCGATGTTCACCGGTACCTTTGTGGCGTATTGGTCGATCATCGCCGTGTTTGTTTATTCCTATGAAGTGATTGCTCGGTATGCCTTTAACTCGCCCACCAACTGGGCGCATGAGGCGATGTTCCTCATGTTTGGCATGCAATACCTGATCTCGGGTGCTTATTGCTTGCGCATGGATGGCCATGTGCGTGTGGATGTGCTGTATACCCGCTTGGGTCCGGCGGCTTCGGCGGCCTTGGATATTCTCACATCGGTGGTTTTCTATTTATTTATCTTGATTTTAACGTTCACGGCGTGGACGTTTTTTGCGCGCTCGATGTCCAGTGAGGTGTGGTTTTTCGCCACCGGCTGGCGCAATGAAACCTCGCTGAGCGAATGGGGCATTCAATATTTCCCCATTAAGTTTGCGATGGTACTGGCCGGCGTTTTGCTGTTATTGCAAGGTACAGCGCGACTATTGAAAGACATTGCGGTGTTTCGTGCCGCTATCAAGAGCTATGAGAAAGCCAAGGCGCCGCTGTGGGGCATGGTGATTCTCGCCGCTTTGTTGGGACTCTTACTGTTGTGGGAAATCTTCAACATCATGGTGCTCGATGGCGATTACGAGCGCGTGATCTTCACCTTGGAAGGCGTGCTGGCCGATATCGGCATTGGCACTTTGACGCTGTTGATGACCGGGGCGCTTTTAATCGTCTTATTGGCGGGCTTGCCTTTGGCGTTTGTCACCGGCGGTTTGGGCGTGATGTTCATTTATCTGGTGGGCGACCACTTCATGTTGAACATCATTCCCTCGCGCATCTTCCCGCTGATGACCGACTATCAGCTCTCGGCGATCCCTTTGTTTATCTTCATGGCGGCGATGCTGGAGAAAGCCGGTCTGATTGAAGATCTATTCGACGTGGTTTACCACTGGATTGGCGCTTTGCGCGGGGGGCTGGCCATCGCCACCATCGCCGCTGCCACTCTATTGGCCGCCATGGTGGGGGTTATTGGGGCTGCGGTGGTCACCATGGGCATCATCGCCCTACCCGCCATGCTCAAAAGGGGGTACGACCCCAAAATTGCCTTGGGGGCGATTATGGCCGGCGGCACGCTGGGAATTCTGATTCCGCCGTCTATTTTGGCGATTATTTATGCAGTGGTGGCGGGTCAGTCAGTGGGTGAGCTGTACTTAGGCGCTTTGCTGCCGGGCTTGCTGCTCTCTGCCATGTATATGACTTATGTGGGCGTGCGTGCTGGCCTAAATCCCAAGCTGGGTCCAGCGATGCCCGTGGAAGAGCGGGTAGATTTTCCCACGCGACTGCGCATGCTGCGCAACATGTTGGCGCCAATTTTACTCGTCGCGGTAGTGCTGGGCGCGATTTTCACGGGCTTGGCCACGCCGGTGGAGTCTGCAGGTATTGGTACTCTTGGGGCGCTGTTGGTGGCGGCGATGCATGGCCGGCTCAATTGGGTGAACATCCATGACGCTTGCATGATGACCTTGAAGGCCACCTCGATGGTGCTGTGGATTATCTTTGGCGCCACCGTCTTTGTCGGATTCTATATCCTGCAGGGCGGCCAAGCCTTTATTCAGGATTTGATTATGGGTACGGGCTTGGGTCCGTATGGCATTTTGATTTTGATTATGATTGCTCTAGTGCTTTTGGGAATGTTCCTGGATTGGGTAGGGATTTTGCTGTTGGCGGTGCCAATTTTCGTGCCGCTGGTGGTGGGTCTGGCTTTTGAAGGGGTATTAGGTCTTCCCGGTGTGCCTCCGGATAAGATTGCCCTGTGGTTTGGGGTCTTGTATCTGGTGAATATGCAGATGAGCTTTTTAAGTCCGCCCTTTGGCTATGCCTTGTTTTACATGCGCGGGGTGGCGCCGCCGGGCGTCGATATGGCGACGATTTATAAGTCCTCCCTACCCTTTTTGGCGCTGCAGACTTTGGGCCTGACCCTGTGTGTGGTTTTCCCGGGGATTATTCTTTGGCTGCCCAGCTTGGCCTATGGCTGA